A genome region from Chiroxiphia lanceolata isolate bChiLan1 chromosome 5, bChiLan1.pri, whole genome shotgun sequence includes the following:
- the DLD gene encoding dihydrolipoyl dehydrogenase, mitochondrial produces the protein MQRWGRVSCALARRSRFDRVHHGLQGICAVSQRSYADQVDADVTVIGSGPGGYVAAIKAAQLGFKTVCVEKNATLGGTCLNVGCIPSKALLNNSHLYHLAHGKDFANRGIEISGIRLNLEKMMEQKSSAVKALTGGIAHLFKQNKVVHVSGFGKITGKNQVTATKEDGSTQVINTKNILIATGSEVAPFPGITIDEDNIVSSTGALSLKKVPEKMVVIGAGVIGVELGSVWQRLGADVTAVEFMGHVGGMGIDMEISKNFQRILQKQGFKFKLNTKVTGATKRPDGKIDVAVEAAAGGKAEVITCDVLLVCIGRRPFTKNLGLEDLGIELDKRGRIPVNNRFQTKIPNIYAIGDVVAGPMLAHKAEDEGILCVEGMAGGAVHIDYNCVPSVIYTHPEVAWVGKSEEQLKEEGVEYKIGKFPFAANSRAKTNADTDGMVKILSQKSTDRMLGAHILGSGAGEMVNEAALAMEYGASCEDVARVCHAHPTVSEAFREANLAASFGKAINF, from the exons ATGCAGCGCTGGGGCCGCGTCTCCTGCGCGCTCGCTCGG AGAAGCCGTTTTGATCGAGTTCATCATGGTCTCCAGGGAATTTGTGCAGTGTCACAAAGATCCTATGCTGATCAAG TTGATGCCGACGTCACGGTTATCGGCTCTGGTCCTGGAGGGTATGTTGCTGCTATCAAAGCAGCTCAGCTTGGGTTTAAG ACCGTAtgtgtagaaaaaaatgcaacattaGGTGGAACCTGTTTGAATGTTGGATGTATTCCATCCAAG GCCTTGCTGAACAACTCACATCTGTATCACTTGGCCCATGGAAAAGATTTCGCTAATAGAGGAATTGAAA TTTCAGGAATCCGTTTGAATCTAGAGAAGATGATGGAACAGAAGAGTAGTGCAGTAAAGGCGTTAACAGGTGGAATTgctcatttatttaaacaaaacaag GTTGTACATGTATCTGGGTTTGGAAAAATAACTGGCAAAAACCAAGTCACTGCAACTAAAGAAGATGGCAGCACACAGGTTATCAATACAAAGAACATACTTATAGCCACAGGCTCAGAAGTTGCTCCCTTCCCTGGAATTACT ATTGATGAAGATAATATCGTGTCATCCACCGGTGCGCTGTCACTGAAAAAAGTTCCTGAAAAGATGGTTGTCATTGGTGCAGGAGTCATTGGTGTGGAACTG GGGTCAGTTTGGCAGCGCCTTGGTGCAGATGTCACGGCAGTTGAGTTCATGGGCCATGTTGGTGGAATGGGAATTGACATGGAGATCTCTAAAAATTTCCAACGTATTCTTCAAAAGCAGGGATTTAAGTTTAAACTGAACACCAAAGTTACTGGTGCTACCAAGAGACCAGATGGAAAAATCGATGTAGC TGttgaagctgctgctggtggcaagGCAGAAGTAATAACTTGTGATGTGCTCCTAGTTTGCATCGGTAGACGTCCTTTTACAAAAAATCTAGGTCTTGAGGATCTTGGAATTGAACTTGATAAGAGGGGGAGAATCCCAGTCAATAACAGATTCCAAACCAAAATTCCAAA CATCTATGCTATTGGTGATGTAGTTGCTGGACCTATGCTGGCCCACAAAGCTGAGGATGAAGGCATTCTTTGTGTAGAAGGCATGGCTGGGGGAGCGGTTCACATTGACTACAACTGTGTTCCCTCTGTGATATACACTCACCCTGAAGTGGCCTGGGTTGGCAAATCAGAAGAACAGCTGAAAGAAGAG GGTGTAGAATACAAAATTGGGAAATTTCCATTTGCTGCAAACAGTAGAGCAAAGACAAATGCCGACACAGATGGCATGGTGAAGATACTTAGTCAAAAATCAACAGACAGGATGTTGGGTGCTCACATTTTAGGCTCA GGTGCTGGTGAAATGGTCAATGAAGCTGCCCTTGCTATGGAATATGGAGCATCATGTGAAGATGTAGCCAGAGTTTGCCATGCCCATCCA ACAGTGTCAGAAGCCTTCAGGGAAGCAAACCTAGCAGCGTCCTTTGGCAAAGCTATCAACTTCTAA